Proteins encoded together in one Planctopirus ephydatiae window:
- a CDS encoding rhodanese-like domain-containing protein, which yields MNLVVRNSLVIVALVFAGFGHAQGADYTTDSLDVVKQQVQEKKALLVDVRDQAEWDRGHVEGALLVPFRKLQKGMTQADVERVLPKNQIIYTHCAVGARSLGAAGLLKDYGYDVRPLQQGYKDLVKEGFPVSK from the coding sequence ATGAATCTGGTGGTCAGGAACTCTCTGGTCATTGTTGCCTTGGTCTTTGCTGGCTTTGGCCACGCGCAGGGCGCTGATTACACGACCGACTCACTCGATGTGGTCAAACAGCAGGTTCAGGAAAAGAAAGCCCTGCTGGTCGATGTGCGTGATCAGGCGGAATGGGATCGTGGGCATGTCGAAGGAGCCTTGCTGGTCCCCTTTCGTAAACTTCAGAAAGGGATGACGCAGGCTGATGTCGAGAGAGTATTGCCCAAAAATCAGATCATTTACACGCACTGTGCGGTGGGTGCCCGATCGCTCGGAGCCGCTGGACTGCTGAAGGATTACGGCTACGACGTCAGGCCGCTTCAGCAGGGTTACAAAGACCTTGTCAAAGAAGGCTTCCCTGTCTCCAAGTAA
- a CDS encoding macro domain-containing protein, with amino-acid sequence MAAPTVELVAGDLLKQPVDVIVNSWNRNFIPWWLLLPQGVSGAIKRHAGTAPFRELSRAGIMPLGSAVLTSAGRLHFRGIIHVAGINLCWLASEYSIRQSTRNAVQLAVQQGFCSMGIPLIGAGSGGFPAERARLLILDELAQLKLKSPILVKVVTFAPEK; translated from the coding sequence ATGGCTGCACCCACTGTCGAACTTGTCGCGGGAGATCTTCTCAAACAACCGGTGGATGTGATTGTCAATTCCTGGAATCGAAACTTCATTCCCTGGTGGCTGCTTTTACCTCAAGGTGTTTCTGGGGCGATCAAACGTCATGCCGGAACAGCACCATTCCGTGAGCTTAGCCGGGCTGGGATCATGCCATTGGGCTCCGCAGTCTTGACGTCGGCTGGGCGCCTGCACTTTCGAGGCATCATTCATGTCGCGGGGATCAACCTGTGCTGGCTGGCAAGTGAGTATTCCATCCGCCAATCGACTCGCAATGCCGTACAGCTCGCGGTGCAGCAGGGCTTTTGCTCGATGGGCATCCCTCTGATAGGTGCCGGATCTGGAGGTTTTCCTGCCGAAAGAGCTCGTCTCTTGATTCTCGACGAACTGGCTCAACTCAAACTGAAAAGTCCCATCCTGGTGAAAGTGGTGACTTTCGCTCCTGAGAAATAG
- a CDS encoding DUF5690 family protein, with translation MSYAASPLRTSRSPWQEFFWGLWTVVAAFGCYFSMYAFRKPFTAGSFNEPLLAQMDFKSVLVISQVFGYMLSKFIGIKVIAETPPHRRVLGILILIALAQLSLIGFGLTPRPWNLVFMFFNGLPLGMVFGLVLGCLEGRRSSEALTAGLCASFILAGGVMKSVGTWLLTDVGMSEDWMPATAGGLFMLPLGICLVMLALVPPPSIEDIAARTERSTMNGNDRWAFFSRYAPGLLPIIVFYLLVTILRSLRDDFQPEIWKTLGSTFTSSTFTKSETLVTLGVIAVNGTAVLIRNNRLAFFTALATCGVGLGLLAGSLIGHHLDLMNDFTFIVLLGLGLYLPYVAFHTTVFERLIAMTRDKGTVGFLMYVVDAIGYLGFVGIVLLKNYISRSTNVVELLIISSWVSVVISTIALTISWVYFSKVQPRQTELTELEVRISS, from the coding sequence GTGTCATACGCTGCTTCTCCACTACGAACTTCACGAAGTCCCTGGCAGGAATTCTTCTGGGGTCTCTGGACCGTCGTGGCTGCCTTTGGTTGTTACTTTTCCATGTATGCCTTTCGCAAACCATTCACTGCCGGGAGTTTCAATGAGCCGCTATTGGCTCAGATGGACTTCAAAAGCGTGCTGGTGATCTCGCAAGTCTTTGGCTACATGCTCTCCAAGTTCATTGGCATTAAAGTCATTGCCGAAACCCCACCACATCGGCGGGTGCTGGGCATTCTGATTCTCATCGCTCTCGCTCAACTGAGTCTGATTGGCTTTGGTTTAACACCACGCCCCTGGAATCTGGTCTTCATGTTTTTCAATGGCCTGCCATTGGGCATGGTCTTTGGACTGGTGCTCGGTTGCCTTGAGGGTCGTCGTTCGAGCGAGGCACTCACAGCCGGTCTTTGTGCCAGTTTTATCCTCGCCGGGGGAGTTATGAAGTCTGTGGGAACCTGGCTGCTCACAGACGTCGGCATGAGTGAAGACTGGATGCCGGCAACGGCCGGGGGGTTGTTTATGCTTCCCTTGGGAATCTGCCTCGTGATGCTTGCTCTGGTTCCTCCACCATCGATCGAAGATATTGCTGCACGAACCGAGCGGAGTACCATGAATGGCAATGATCGCTGGGCGTTTTTCAGCCGCTATGCGCCGGGTCTGCTGCCCATCATTGTGTTCTATCTGCTGGTCACGATTCTGCGGAGCCTGCGAGATGACTTTCAGCCGGAAATCTGGAAAACATTGGGTAGTACCTTCACATCCTCGACATTCACCAAGTCTGAGACTCTCGTGACGCTGGGAGTGATCGCTGTGAATGGGACAGCCGTACTGATCCGCAATAATCGACTCGCATTTTTTACAGCCTTAGCAACCTGCGGCGTCGGCCTGGGTCTTCTCGCTGGTTCGCTGATTGGACATCACCTTGACCTGATGAACGATTTCACATTCATCGTCCTCCTGGGACTGGGACTTTATCTACCCTATGTGGCCTTTCATACCACCGTTTTTGAACGCCTGATTGCCATGACTCGCGATAAAGGGACCGTCGGATTCCTGATGTATGTCGTTGATGCCATCGGGTATTTGGGCTTTGTCGGGATTGTTCTACTGAAAAACTATATCTCGCGAAGCACGAACGTTGTAGAACTGCTCATCATTTCCAGTTGGGTAAGTGTGGTGATTTCAACAATCGCCCTGACGATCAGTTGGGTCTACTTTTCAAAAGTTCAGCCTCGTCAGACAGAATTGACCGAACTCGAAGTTCGCATTTCCAGTTGA
- a CDS encoding zinc-binding dehydrogenase, with protein MQTTSTSSSRDSSGRMERLRLSEAFLPTSCTAAVFSGETHHLELNQIPLPMLGAGEILVKVTACTLCGSDLHSVEGRRKVPVPTILGHEIVGQIAAIGGDITPADLANAPLHVGDLVTWAVVANCGKCFYCERDLPQKCLHSVKYGHEAFRPGKELLGGLAEYCLLVPGTAIIKLPPHLPTSVACPASCATSTIAAVLEAAQPLKGRSICILGAGMLGLTACAMSRSLGATHVICVDPQPFRRELALKFGATHTSDSMQLGETLRSAGLLHGVDAVAELSGNNSAFESVWPLVRLGGTIVLAGSVFPSPAIGMALEQLVRRQITMRGVHNYGPRHLRTAIEFLASEHQNYPFESLVKQWFPLEQISEAMTAGKEPSAIRIGITMTQE; from the coding sequence ATGCAAACGACATCAACCAGTTCCTCTCGTGATAGCAGTGGTCGTATGGAACGATTGCGGCTGAGTGAAGCATTTCTCCCCACCTCCTGCACTGCCGCCGTTTTCTCTGGTGAGACGCACCATCTTGAACTGAATCAGATTCCACTTCCCATGTTGGGTGCCGGGGAGATTCTGGTGAAGGTCACTGCATGCACACTTTGCGGGAGTGATCTTCATAGCGTGGAAGGTCGTCGGAAAGTCCCTGTGCCGACAATTCTGGGGCACGAAATTGTCGGGCAGATTGCAGCGATTGGCGGAGATATTACTCCCGCTGATCTCGCCAACGCTCCACTCCATGTGGGAGATCTCGTGACCTGGGCAGTCGTGGCCAACTGCGGCAAATGCTTTTACTGCGAACGCGATCTTCCCCAAAAATGCCTCCATTCGGTCAAGTATGGTCACGAAGCATTTCGTCCCGGCAAAGAACTACTGGGAGGGTTGGCCGAATACTGCCTGCTGGTCCCTGGGACAGCGATCATCAAATTGCCACCCCATTTGCCCACTTCGGTGGCCTGCCCAGCCAGTTGTGCGACGTCGACAATTGCCGCAGTTCTCGAAGCGGCTCAACCGCTCAAGGGCCGCAGTATCTGCATTCTTGGAGCCGGGATGCTGGGACTGACGGCCTGCGCGATGTCCAGATCGCTGGGGGCCACCCATGTCATTTGCGTTGATCCTCAACCTTTTCGGCGAGAGTTGGCCTTAAAGTTCGGTGCAACCCACACCTCAGATTCAATGCAACTGGGAGAGACTCTCCGTTCGGCTGGTCTTCTTCATGGGGTTGATGCCGTTGCTGAACTCTCTGGGAACAATTCCGCCTTTGAAAGTGTCTGGCCCCTCGTGCGACTGGGCGGCACGATTGTCCTGGCTGGTTCCGTCTTCCCGTCACCTGCGATTGGTATGGCACTCGAACAGCTTGTCCGTCGTCAGATTACCATGCGGGGTGTGCACAACTATGGCCCGAGGCACTTGCGAACTGCGATCGAATTTCTGGCCAGCGAACATCAGAACTACCCCTTCGAGTCGCTGGTCAAGCAATGGTTTCCTCTGGAACAAATCAGTGAAGCCATGACGGCAGGCAAAGAACCCTCGGCAATCCGTATCGGGATCACCATGACTCAGGAGTAG
- a CDS encoding terpene cyclase/mutase family protein, whose product MTSGTFGAKRVDLLAAFEHSAPAEKTRETCVGLQTAIARTRQYLLDQQHSEGFFVAELEGDTILESEYILLLAFLNEGQSPDAQAAARYLLTKQNEDGSWSNFPGGPIDVSCAVKAYLALRITGRAADEPALIRAREAILKAGGVERVNSFTRFYLAMLGLIPYSMCPAVPPEVILLPDWFPISLSQMSAWSRTIVVPLSLLWAFQPAVELKDADGHQITIDELYASPEKQLPRFIRGVNHESNSKGWMNWSRFFFFADQCLKSIESYGIKPLRSRAVHKCVQWILDRQEMSDGLGAIFPPIVWTLIGLKCAGYDDQHPMVKKQREELNRLMLRERDSLRLQPCLSPVWDTAISIIALRESGVEPDHPAFGKARNWLLSKEVRHAGDWSKAHPETPVSGWYFEFNNEFYPDVDDTAMVLIALASTLPEEATPLAISNGVLPVQTGWSAESNSREQALKQLENHRPVLEAMGRGVQWLKALQSRDGGWGAFDSDINKELLTKVPFADHNAMLDETNADISARVLEAYAAVGISFNDPSVQRALEFIWNDQEYDHAWYGRWGVNYIYGTWQVLVGLTAIGIPAHDPRLVSAAGWLKSKQQACGGWGETPATYDNPALRGQGTPTASQTAWAVLGLIAAGEQNSIECQRGVEFLLKTQKSNGTWDEEEFTGTGFPRVFYLRYHYYPLYFPLMALGRFARVGGRVNFAG is encoded by the coding sequence ATGACTTCAGGTACTTTTGGTGCGAAACGAGTCGACCTGCTGGCAGCATTCGAACATTCGGCACCTGCTGAAAAGACGCGGGAAACCTGTGTGGGATTACAGACCGCGATTGCGAGAACTCGACAGTATCTTCTCGATCAACAACACTCCGAGGGATTCTTCGTTGCTGAGCTTGAAGGTGATACGATCCTCGAATCGGAGTACATCCTCCTGCTGGCCTTTCTGAATGAAGGTCAATCTCCTGATGCACAGGCAGCAGCCAGATATCTGCTGACGAAGCAGAATGAAGATGGCAGTTGGAGCAATTTTCCTGGTGGCCCCATCGATGTCAGTTGTGCTGTCAAAGCCTACCTGGCCTTGCGAATTACAGGTCGTGCAGCCGATGAACCCGCTTTAATCAGGGCTCGTGAAGCAATACTCAAGGCAGGTGGCGTTGAGCGTGTGAACAGTTTTACAAGATTCTACCTCGCCATGCTGGGGCTCATTCCTTACTCAATGTGCCCGGCTGTTCCGCCAGAAGTGATTTTGTTACCCGATTGGTTCCCGATCAGTCTTTCACAAATGTCGGCCTGGTCGCGGACAATTGTCGTCCCACTGAGTTTGCTTTGGGCCTTTCAACCCGCAGTGGAATTGAAAGACGCGGACGGCCATCAGATCACCATCGATGAATTGTATGCTTCGCCGGAGAAGCAGTTACCCCGGTTTATTCGCGGTGTGAATCATGAGTCGAACTCCAAAGGCTGGATGAACTGGAGTCGATTTTTCTTTTTTGCCGATCAATGCCTGAAATCCATCGAAAGTTATGGAATCAAACCTTTGCGGTCGCGCGCAGTCCATAAGTGTGTGCAGTGGATCCTGGATCGACAGGAGATGAGCGATGGATTGGGAGCGATCTTTCCTCCGATTGTCTGGACGTTGATCGGGCTCAAATGTGCCGGGTATGACGATCAGCATCCAATGGTTAAAAAACAGCGGGAAGAATTGAATCGACTGATGCTCCGCGAGCGGGATTCGTTACGCTTGCAGCCTTGCTTGTCTCCCGTATGGGATACCGCAATTTCGATCATTGCCTTGCGGGAGTCGGGAGTTGAACCAGATCATCCTGCTTTTGGTAAAGCGAGGAACTGGCTGCTGAGTAAAGAAGTCCGCCATGCCGGCGACTGGTCGAAAGCTCATCCCGAGACCCCTGTCTCCGGATGGTATTTCGAGTTCAATAACGAGTTTTATCCCGATGTTGATGATACCGCGATGGTGCTGATTGCTCTGGCATCAACATTACCAGAAGAGGCGACACCCTTAGCGATTTCCAACGGAGTTCTTCCTGTCCAGACAGGCTGGAGTGCAGAAAGTAACTCTCGCGAACAGGCACTTAAGCAACTGGAAAATCATCGACCTGTCTTGGAAGCCATGGGGCGCGGTGTGCAGTGGCTTAAGGCACTTCAGTCGAGGGATGGCGGATGGGGAGCTTTCGATTCGGATATCAACAAGGAACTACTGACAAAAGTTCCTTTCGCTGACCATAACGCCATGCTCGATGAGACGAATGCCGATATTTCGGCTCGAGTCCTCGAAGCGTATGCAGCTGTGGGGATCAGTTTCAATGATCCATCTGTGCAAAGAGCGCTGGAGTTCATCTGGAATGATCAGGAGTACGATCATGCCTGGTATGGTCGCTGGGGCGTCAATTACATCTACGGCACATGGCAGGTTCTGGTGGGCCTGACAGCCATTGGTATTCCGGCCCATGATCCTCGATTGGTAAGTGCGGCTGGTTGGCTTAAAAGCAAGCAGCAGGCCTGTGGTGGCTGGGGTGAAACTCCAGCCACCTACGATAATCCGGCCCTCAGGGGACAAGGCACGCCGACAGCCTCACAAACGGCATGGGCTGTGCTGGGTTTGATTGCGGCCGGTGAGCAGAACTCGATCGAATGCCAGCGGGGCGTGGAATTCCTGCTGAAAACTCAGAAAAGTAATGGCACATGGGACGAAGAAGAGTTCACAGGGACAGGCTTTCCCCGGGTCTTCTACCTGCGATACCACTATTACCCCCTCTACTTCCCACTCATGGCACTGGGGCGCTTCGCCAGAGTTGGTGGAAGGGTAAATTTCGCAGGATGA
- a CDS encoding ferrochelatase, whose product MNQPYDALLIVSFGGPDRPEDVLPFLENVLRGKPVPRERMLEVAEHYYHFGGKSPINDQVRELISALKIEFQKSGIDLPIYWGNRNWHPMLTDTVREMAEQGVQRALAFFTSGYSCYSGCRQYRENIIAAREAVGAQAPLIEKTRMFYNHPLFIEANTERLRTAMSTWSGEERQQAHLTFTAHSIPMSMADRSNYTLQLTETCRLIANALEFEKDRWSLVYQSRSGRPQDPWLEPDILDHLKSLNERNIRNVAVAPVGFLSDHMEVLYDLDEEASLLAKQLGLNFVRSGTVGTHPQFIAMIRELVEERIGRRSCRQAIGHFGPSHDVCPPHCCEYPTGRPTAAANISNRDGSNGSTARPI is encoded by the coding sequence ATGAACCAGCCTTATGATGCATTGTTGATCGTTTCCTTTGGAGGCCCGGATCGTCCTGAAGATGTCCTGCCGTTCCTGGAAAATGTGCTTCGAGGCAAACCGGTCCCCAGAGAACGTATGCTGGAAGTTGCCGAACATTACTATCACTTTGGTGGCAAGAGCCCGATTAACGACCAGGTTCGAGAGTTAATCTCCGCTTTGAAAATTGAGTTCCAGAAATCTGGTATTGATCTGCCCATCTATTGGGGCAATCGCAACTGGCACCCGATGCTCACAGACACAGTTCGTGAAATGGCAGAGCAGGGGGTGCAGCGTGCGCTGGCATTCTTTACCTCGGGCTACAGTTGTTACTCCGGCTGCCGGCAGTACCGCGAGAACATTATCGCCGCTCGAGAAGCCGTTGGTGCCCAAGCACCTCTCATCGAGAAGACGAGAATGTTCTACAACCATCCACTCTTTATCGAAGCGAACACCGAACGGCTACGAACTGCGATGTCTACCTGGAGTGGTGAGGAGCGTCAGCAGGCCCATCTGACATTCACCGCTCACAGTATCCCGATGTCGATGGCGGATCGATCCAACTACACGTTGCAACTGACTGAGACCTGTCGGTTGATTGCGAACGCCCTGGAATTCGAAAAGGACCGCTGGTCACTGGTCTATCAGAGCCGGAGTGGACGTCCTCAGGATCCCTGGCTGGAACCGGATATTCTTGATCATCTCAAATCCCTCAACGAGCGAAACATCCGAAATGTCGCGGTCGCCCCGGTGGGTTTTCTCTCGGATCACATGGAAGTCCTTTATGACCTCGATGAAGAAGCCAGTCTGCTCGCCAAACAACTCGGCCTGAATTTCGTTCGATCTGGAACTGTGGGGACTCATCCTCAATTTATTGCCATGATTCGAGAACTTGTCGAAGAACGGATCGGCCGACGAAGCTGCCGCCAGGCGATTGGTCATTTCGGCCCCAGCCACGATGTCTGCCCGCCACACTGTTGTGAATACCCGACAGGCCGACCGACAGCAGCGGCAAACATTTCCAATCGTGACGGTTCCAACGGATCGACAGCACGACCGATCTGA
- a CDS encoding hybrid sensor histidine kinase/response regulator, with protein sequence MDEDILQEFLAESWENLAQLDTEVVALEKEPSNSPLLASIFRTIHTIKGTCGFLGFEHLGKVAHATENVLGKMRDGELDVTNEAISLVLDGVDTIKHLLETIEKTKAEPELDTSALIHKLDLLASLSSPVSQPRHAPAPIQPHALSGGTTASQPVNFQGSESIGDLNSDPTNLATTVTPPAPVVSANASKAAEVDPGSSRTGKPATLATAANGTNGESDSESEGRRSAAVDLSIRVNVEVLDKLMNLVGELVLTRNQLLQMVRGEDESRFQVPVTHLNRVTTDLQEGVMKTRMQPIGNAWSKLPRLVRDLSQVTSKQIELEMHGAETELDRTVLDAIKDPLTHMVRNSADHGIEKAEIRRKQGKAESGTIRLKAFHEGGHVIIHVEDDGAGIHVERVRQKVLEKGLATESDLAHLSEEEILQFIFLPGFSTAETVTSVSGRGVGMDVVRTAIERIGGTVELRSQWGQGTTIRIKIPLTLAIISALVVSSSGQSFAIPQLGIVELVRLSVDDLIRIERIHDQRIFRLRDRLLPLLRLSDALKLPSLPPDNEGDMSIVVVQVGDEQFGLIVDEVFDTQEIVVKPLGSILKDLRVYQGTTILGDGRVIMILDVAGTAAALGGTASRTQRELRNLQQDAGNGENDKTSLLLFSTPHQETMAVPLGLVARLEEFSLKQIEQVGEQLVVQYRGDLLPLIPIRGNSRDVQRLDPQPVVVFSDNSRMMGLMVNKIEDIIEETITIRMQGKRPGVFGTTVVGGKATEIIDIQHYLTQANPHWFHREDERNRLRVLAIDDSPFFRQLLQTAIEADGHKIVTASGGHQAQQIIERGEQFDVIICDIEMPQMTGCEFAQWYCRRDQQKQSSLIAMTSLLGEEHRQRILKSGFDHFLAKFNPQELSSSMAQICRMQPHSGVSA encoded by the coding sequence ATGGACGAGGATATTCTGCAGGAGTTCCTGGCAGAGAGCTGGGAGAACCTGGCCCAACTCGACACTGAAGTGGTCGCTCTCGAAAAGGAACCCAGCAACAGTCCACTCCTCGCCAGTATTTTCCGCACGATTCATACAATTAAAGGAACCTGCGGCTTCCTGGGTTTTGAACATCTGGGAAAAGTCGCCCACGCCACGGAGAACGTCCTTGGCAAAATGCGCGACGGTGAACTCGATGTCACCAACGAGGCGATCTCTCTCGTGCTGGATGGTGTCGACACAATCAAGCATCTTCTGGAAACCATCGAAAAGACGAAGGCCGAACCTGAGCTCGACACCTCGGCACTGATTCATAAACTCGATTTACTCGCTTCGTTGAGTTCCCCGGTCAGCCAGCCACGACATGCTCCTGCTCCAATACAACCTCACGCCCTGTCTGGTGGAACAACTGCTAGTCAGCCGGTGAACTTCCAAGGTTCAGAATCGATCGGCGATCTGAACTCTGATCCAACGAATCTGGCAACGACAGTTACTCCACCAGCCCCTGTTGTTTCTGCGAACGCCTCAAAAGCTGCGGAAGTTGATCCAGGTTCAAGTCGAACCGGTAAGCCAGCTACTTTGGCGACAGCTGCAAATGGTACGAATGGAGAAAGTGATTCCGAATCCGAAGGACGACGCTCTGCAGCTGTTGACCTGTCGATTCGAGTGAATGTTGAAGTTCTCGATAAACTGATGAACCTGGTCGGTGAACTGGTACTGACCCGTAATCAGCTGCTGCAGATGGTTCGCGGCGAAGATGAATCGCGATTCCAGGTGCCAGTCACGCACCTCAACCGAGTGACAACCGATCTTCAAGAAGGGGTGATGAAAACCCGCATGCAGCCGATTGGCAATGCATGGAGTAAGCTCCCCAGACTCGTTCGCGATCTGTCGCAAGTGACATCGAAGCAGATCGAACTTGAAATGCATGGCGCGGAGACGGAACTTGATCGCACCGTTCTCGATGCGATTAAAGATCCTCTGACGCATATGGTGCGAAACTCGGCCGACCATGGGATCGAGAAAGCCGAAATTCGCCGTAAACAGGGAAAAGCTGAGTCGGGCACAATTCGACTGAAAGCCTTTCACGAAGGGGGCCATGTCATCATTCACGTTGAAGATGATGGCGCTGGCATTCATGTCGAACGGGTGCGACAGAAAGTCCTTGAAAAGGGTCTGGCGACTGAATCCGATCTGGCGCACCTCTCTGAGGAAGAGATCCTTCAGTTCATCTTTCTGCCTGGCTTTTCCACAGCCGAGACCGTTACAAGTGTCTCTGGTCGTGGCGTGGGCATGGACGTTGTCCGCACAGCGATTGAGCGTATTGGGGGAACAGTCGAACTCCGCTCTCAATGGGGGCAGGGGACAACGATTCGAATCAAGATTCCTCTGACACTGGCCATCATCTCGGCTTTGGTGGTCTCGAGTTCCGGGCAATCGTTCGCGATTCCACAATTAGGAATCGTTGAACTCGTAAGGCTCTCAGTCGACGATCTCATACGTATTGAAAGAATTCACGACCAGCGAATTTTTCGCCTGCGTGACCGATTGCTGCCTCTTTTACGACTCAGCGATGCACTCAAGCTTCCTTCCTTGCCACCAGACAACGAAGGAGACATGAGTATTGTCGTTGTGCAAGTGGGAGATGAGCAGTTTGGCCTGATTGTTGACGAAGTTTTCGATACGCAGGAGATCGTCGTCAAACCCCTGGGGAGCATTCTGAAAGATCTGCGAGTCTACCAGGGAACGACCATTCTCGGTGACGGCCGAGTCATCATGATCCTGGATGTCGCGGGGACAGCGGCGGCTTTGGGTGGAACTGCCAGCAGAACTCAAAGAGAGTTGCGGAATCTTCAACAAGATGCGGGCAATGGAGAAAACGACAAAACCAGCCTGCTCTTATTCTCGACACCTCATCAGGAAACCATGGCCGTACCACTCGGTCTGGTTGCGCGGCTGGAAGAATTTTCCCTCAAACAGATTGAGCAGGTCGGTGAGCAACTGGTTGTCCAGTATCGCGGAGATCTCTTGCCTCTGATCCCGATTCGTGGAAACAGCCGTGATGTCCAGAGACTCGATCCTCAACCGGTGGTTGTCTTCAGCGATAACTCACGCATGATGGGTCTGATGGTCAACAAGATCGAAGATATCATCGAAGAGACCATCACCATTCGCATGCAAGGGAAACGTCCCGGAGTTTTTGGCACGACGGTCGTCGGTGGCAAAGCGACCGAGATTATTGATATTCAGCACTATCTCACCCAGGCCAATCCTCATTGGTTTCATAGAGAAGATGAACGAAACCGCTTGCGTGTTCTGGCCATTGACGATTCCCCATTTTTCCGTCAATTGCTGCAAACCGCGATTGAAGCCGACGGCCATAAGATCGTAACGGCCTCTGGTGGTCATCAGGCGCAACAGATCATCGAGCGTGGTGAACAGTTTGATGTCATTATCTGCGACATTGAAATGCCCCAGATGACGGGTTGTGAATTTGCCCAGTGGTACTGCAGGCGAGATCAGCAGAAACAATCTTCACTGATTGCGATGACTTCCCTTCTGGGCGAAGAACACCGCCAGCGGATTCTGAAATCTGGCTTTGATCATTTTCTCGCCAAGTTTAATCCCCAGGAATTGAGTTCTTCGATGGCACAAATCTGCAGGATGCAGCCTCATTCGGGAGTTTCCGCATGA
- a CDS encoding chemotaxis protein CheW, with product MIAPVDGTTTVESHALNQKQFVTFWVNEQLMGIPVGIVQEVLNPQTIASVPLAPREIAGLLNLRGQIVTAINLRRRLGLPDYSQSEGSMNVVLRYRGESFSLLVDSVGDVLDIAEMPIETPPRTISSTWKAYTEGVVRLEKNLLLLLNVTAILAIGGPLKSEHSPMEPRP from the coding sequence ATGATTGCTCCAGTTGATGGAACTACCACCGTCGAATCGCACGCCTTGAATCAGAAGCAGTTCGTCACCTTCTGGGTGAACGAACAACTCATGGGCATTCCCGTAGGTATTGTGCAGGAGGTTCTGAACCCCCAGACAATCGCTTCCGTTCCACTGGCACCACGAGAAATAGCCGGGCTGTTGAATCTCCGCGGCCAGATTGTCACCGCCATCAACCTGAGGCGGCGTCTGGGATTGCCTGATTATTCGCAATCGGAGGGAAGCATGAATGTGGTGCTCCGCTACCGAGGCGAATCCTTCAGCCTGCTGGTCGACAGCGTGGGCGATGTGCTGGATATCGCCGAGATGCCTATTGAAACTCCACCTCGCACGATTTCATCCACCTGGAAGGCCTATACCGAAGGTGTGGTCCGCCTGGAAAAGAATCTGCTGCTATTACTCAACGTGACGGCCATTCTGGCAATTGGCGGGCCGCTTAAATCGGAACATTCGCCGATGGAACCACGACCTTAA